DNA from Leptospira terpstrae serovar Hualin str. LT 11-33 = ATCC 700639:
GGCATTCCAAGTAAAATATTTTGACCTGCTTTGTAATTTCTTCGGCCACTTTCTCTGACGTCGGGAATACAAACCAATTTATCTATTACGAAAATGGTAAGTAAAATAAAGAAAGGTAAAAAATAAGTTCGATTAAATTTCATAAATTCCCATTAAAATTGAAAGTATATAAATGTCTCTACCGGTGACTCAATTCTGATAAGAGCAAAGTATACAAATAAACACAAAATAAAAATAATCAAGTTAGTATAAGGTTTGAATCGATCAGAAAAATAGTTTTTGAATTCTAAAATTTGAATTATGTAACTTGCAAGAATTAGTCCCCAAAAGTCTGGGCGATAAATGATTTTACCAGTAAGATTGATACTGGCAGACCAAAATGTTGCAATTTTTTTAAGCGTATCGATACGAAAGAAAGTAGCTAGAACAGAAAACACAACAAAGATCCAAATGACAGCAAATATTTTTTTTAGGAAAGACATAGACTTTCTGTCAGGTTTACCAAATGCAAATCTTTCCAGAGAAAGAAAAATACCATGGGAAAATCCCCATAGAAAAAAAGTATAAGTATTTCCATGCCATAAACCTGACAAGGACATCACGATGATGGTATTTATATTATACCTAAGTTCTGATACTCTGTTACCACCTAACGGAATATATAGATAATCCCTTATCCATGTGGAAAGTGTGTGGTGCCATCTGTTCCATAGTTCTGTAAAACTGACAGATAAAAAAGGAGAACGAAAGTTTTCTGGAATTTCATAACCAAGTAAGAATGCTGATCCTCTTGCTAAATCGGTATAACCGGAAAAGTCACCATATACCTGAAAAGAAAAGGCTATCGTTGTTAATAGAATCGATATACCATCATATTCGCCAGGGTTTAAATAAACAGGATTGATGATTTTAGCAATTTGGTCAGCAATGAGAACTTTTTTTACTAACCCAGAAATGATATGCAGGATACCTCGTTGTACAAAATCTAATGTCAGTTTGGAATGATTGATTTGATCATAAAAGTCATCGTGCCGCATAATGGGACCTGCGATGAGTTGAGGAAAAAATAAAATGAATAATAGAAAGTTTAAAAAAGGTGATTCTGTAAATTTTCCTCGCCATGCATCAACCAAATAAGCTATCATTTGGAAAGTGTAAAAACTTATGGCTAAAGGTAATACTATTTCTGACAAAGATTGAAAGAAAGGAATGGTTAGGTCACCTTCTAACATTAAATATTTTATGTAGGTAAGGAAATATTTAAAAAAACATAAGTTGATCAAATTGATCGAAACACCCAAAATTAGAAAAATTCTTTTTTTTGTTTTGAGAATTCCTAGGACACAAAGATGAGTGAGAATGATAAAAAGTAAAAAATGAATTAAAAAGGAACCGCTCCAATACCCATAAAATATTAGAGAAAAAATGATAAGGACATAATTACGAAAGCGAGAAGGTGAAATCCAATAGATAATATAACAGGCTATAAAAAAGAAAAAATAATCGATAGAATTGAACAGCATTTTCCCTAGAATTTCCTCGATATTTTTTTCTACCAGTCATTTTACACAATCATACTTGCCTCAAAAATCAAATCCAGGAAGATAAGTCTTCATGGCGACTCAAAATATACTTTGGACACCTCATTCAAATGATACGAATCTATCCCGTTTTCAAGGCCATCTGGAAACTAAGTTTCAGAAATCATTTTCTGATTATGTTTCTTTTCATAAGTTTTCAGTGGAACAGTATGAACTGTTCTGGAAAGAGTGGTTGTTCTATTCAGGTTTTAAGTTACACAAAGAACCAGAAAAAATAATAAAACATGGAATTCATTTTTCAAAATCGATTTGGTTGCCTGGAGCTTTGTATAATTTTGCTGAGAATTTATTAGAAGTTGGGAATTCAAATGATTTAGCATTGGTATTTTATTCGGAAGATGGCCAAATACAACGGTTAACGTATGCGGAACTAAAACAAGAAGTTCTGAAGTTACAAAAACACCTCATTTCATTGGGTGTTAAAAAAGGGGATCGTGTTGTTGGTCTTGTGCCCAATGCACCTATCTCCACCATAGGAATGTTGGCAACAACAACGTTAGGTGCAATTTGGTCTAGCGCCTCACCTGACTTTGGAGTTCGAGGAATTTTAGATCGATTTGAACAAATCAATCCCAAAGTCCTTATTTCAGTTGAATCCTATTTATTTAAAGGTAAACAAATATCCATTACGGATAAATTGGAAGAAGTATCTATCCAGTTGACCAATACTAAGGATTCTGAATTTAAACAGACTTTGGTATATGATTTTGTTGAGCCAATCAAAGATTTTGGTAAAATAAATTTTCCATTCCGATACAGTGAGATTGATAAAACCAATCCTTCTGATCAGTTGGCTTATACTTCTATCTCCTTTTCTGATCCCGTGTACATTATGTTTTCTTCCGGAACCACAGGCCTTCCGAAATGTATTGTTCAGGGCGGAGGAGTTTTACTCAATCATACCAAAGAACTTTCGTTACATTGTAATGTATCCAAACAAGATCGGTTTTTTTATTATACAACTTGCGGTTGGATGATGTGGAATTGGTCTCAATCCGTTTTAGCCTTGGGTGCCACTCTTTATCAATTTGATGGAAATCCATTCCATCCATCTTGGGAAACTTTATGGTCAATAGCAGAAAAAGAATCCATCAATGTTTTTGGAACTAGTGCCAAATACCTTTCTGTATTAGAAGAAGAAAAAGTGTCCGTTCAAACTAAGTATTCGCTTTCTACACTCAAGGTGATTCTTTCGACGGGTTCACCTTTGCCTATCTCTGGGTTTCGTTATGTATATGAAAATATTAAAAAAGATGTGCAACTTTCTTCAATCTCTGGTGGAACAGACTTAAACGGATGTTTTGCTTTGGGAAATCCCATCTTACCTGTGTTTGAAGGTCAAATTCAATGTAAGGGTTTGGCGATGGATGTGCAAGTGTTTGATGATATGGGCAAATCGGTAGAAAATCAAAAGGGAGAATTAGTTTGCCCCACACCGTTTCCTTCTATGCCTCTATCCTTTTGGAATGATGAATCTGGTACAAAATATAAATCTGCTTACTTTGAAACTTATCATAATATTTGGTGTCACGGTGATTTTGCCTCCACTACACCTGAGAATGGATTGGTGATTTATGGTCGCTCTGATGCTACATTAAATCCTGGTGGTGTTCGCATTGGTACGGCAGATATTTATTCAGTAGTTTCTACCATTCCTGAAGTAAAAGACAGTGTCATCATTGGACAAGAGTATAAGGATGATGTTCGAGTGATTTTATTTGTAGTCACAGCGGATGGTGTTACACTCGATGAAAGTTTGGTAAAAAAAATCAAAGAACGGATCAAAGTAGAAACTTCTCCAAGGCATGTGCCTTCCTTAGTTCTTTCTGTCCCCGAAATTCCTTATACAGTGAATGGAAAAAAAGTGGAAATTGCCGTTAAACAAACGGTAGCTGGTGTAGAGGTAAAAAATAAAAATGCACTCGCAAACCCAAATTCCCTAGATTATTTTAGAGATCGAAAGGAACTGAATGTATGAGTTTTTTTCGGATGGTTACGGGATGTTTTATTATTTGCATTTTGGCTTCTGTAAATTTGAATGCTGAGTCGAATCGCTGGCGTTCTTGTTTTCGGACTAATTGTTTATCCTTTGTCCTACCTTCCCAGTGGTATCTTACGGAACGAAGATCTAACGGGTTAACTACAAAGTTTGATCATTTCAAAACATCTCCACTGAAAGAGGAATCAGGTAGAGAAATTATCCCTGCACTAGTAGTTCTATTTAAAGAATCTGAAAACAAACTTCCGTTACATCCAATTCTTTTCCATGCAGAATCTAGACGTTTTAGTTTGATTACCAATATTCGTAAGTCCTTTTCCTTACAAAAAATCCCAAACATTGACAATGGGTATAAATTTTTAGGAATGTCTGGAACTTTCAAAGATAAAGAAGATACAATTGTACAACATTATATCACGGCAACTGAAGAAGAATTTGGTTTTACGATTTTAATTACATGTTACGAGTCGGTTTATCCTCAAATTGAAAAAGATATAAATTTATTTCTGGAAAGTTTGACTTGGGGAAATAGACCAATGCCTTGGAAGGTTCAAGATCTGGAAGTGCAAGTTTCTAAAGCCAAGGAATTAGAAACCAGCGCTCTGAATCGATTAAAGACTAAAAAATCGGAAGAAATCACAATCGCACTAGAAGAGTTAAGTGACTCTTGTGAGTTAGGTTCTGTCACTTCTTGTGAAATGTTTACTGTGTTGATGAATTTAGGTAGATAAAAAATCAAAGATTATCTTTGCATTTTTTGGATATACTCAGCAACCGCTTCAATTTCCACTTTTCGCATATGCAAATAGGCTTTCATATAGGTTCCAGGAATTCCGTTTTTAATAGTTTTTGCAATGGCTTCTTTTGAAGATCCATAGATATATGTTGACTTATCTTGAAAATTAGGAATTCGTACGTTTGCAAACAATGCTGTTCTTGTCCCCCGCCCATTGCCTTGCATACCATGACAGGAAGCACATCCATTTTGTACATACATTGCTTCTGGAAAAGGAACAGTCACTGCAGGTGGTGGGGGAGGTTCTTTTTTTGGAGATTCATTTTCTTGGGTACAGTTGTTAATAAAAAGTAAGATTATAAAACATCGAATCAATATCCAAGCTGCTTTATCCTGGTGAGTTTTAGCCAAAGAAATTATTTTCCAATTTGACGAATTCAATGGAATTAATCGCAGTAGAACCCTGATCCAACCAAACTAATGTTATACTTTTGCGACAAATAACAATAAACAATAGTTCTACCGGGATTAGACAGATTTGTTTTATAATAAAGAACTTCTGCAATATGGCCGGAAAAGAAACTTGTGGTGGTTTCGTTGGTACCTAAATAAATATTATTTTGTGTAAATACTTTCGTTGTATCTGTAGGGATTCCCATGGTTGTACCATTTAGATAAAATCCAAAAGAGGAACCTGCTGTATATTCTGCCGCAATCAAATAAGGGATCAATGTCCCCCCAAATGCCCCAGAACTACTTCCGATGAGTCCTTCTGAAGGTTTTGCCATACGAACGATATTGGAATCCAAATAGTAAGAGACACCACCCGCTGCCGATTCAAATAAAGTTCCATTGGTTAATGTTGTTCGACTAAATGCTAGAAAGAAAGTTGAATTGTTTGAAGGAATGTCTGCAGCAGGACCACGGTAAAGGTATTCTGAGTTTACTGCATTAAAAGAAACGGATGGTTTTCCATTGAATCCAGCATTGTTGAATGTAGGTGCCATTGTTCCATTAAAAAAGGATGCAGCATTACCACTTCTATCATGCCAAGTTGTAATTGCTGTTCCATTACCTTGGTTTGATAAACTATCGGCACTTAGGTGGAGACGTAAGCTACTTAGTGCTAATGTAGGAGACCAAGTTACCACTTGTCTTGGATCAAAACCTGCAAGTGATTGAATTTCATTGGGTCCAAGGGCTCGGTTATAAACTAAAACATCATCGATCAGTCCAGAAAAACTTGTTGAAAGGTCGGTTCGTGTCCCAATGGTAAACGCAGTTGGATTGGTATCCCACGTATTTTTGGTTTCTGTCCTGAGTTTAACACCATTGTGGTATAAATTTGCCGCATAACCACCATCAGGTCCTTCGTAAACACCGCAAAGTTGGTGCCATACATTTTCATGGTTATAATATGATTCTTCAACATCATTTCCAAAACCTGCGAAATAATATTTTCCTCCACCTGATCCTGCTCCAAGTGCCACCAAACGGTCGGTAGCTGTTTGTCCAAAACTTACCATTGTACCTGGATTAGTGAGGTTTGATTTAAAATGAACACAAACTGTCCTTGGTTGTTGGCTATAGGGTAATTGGGTATCGGTTGTAGAAACATTGATATAATTAGTACCGTTTGTACTTATGGCAGCAGCAGCTTGGCCAAATCGGTCAGTGAAAAGGCCAACACCCATATTGGTAACTTGGTTACCAAACCCACTCACATCCTGAAGGTCTTTGTTAAAATCAAAACGAGCTACAAGACCTACGGGAATTTGAGCAGAGAGACGTCTCACTTCTTTATCTGTAAGAGCTTTTGAATAGACGCGTATGTCATCTATTTTACCAGCAAAAGTCTGGGTAGAAAAAGTCATGATTTTACCAATGTAAACTCCCGTACTAGGTGTTGTGTTTATGGAGGTACCAATATTGGAAGGGCCTACAATATCTATTCCATTCACATAGATATATCCATAAGTGCCATCAAAGGTTCCGCATATGTGAGACCATCGATTGAGCGGAATGGAATAAGTTGTAAATACTTCACCACCACCTAAACCTCCGAACCGAATTAAATTATCACCTAGTCCATTTTTAAAAATAGACAATATGAATTCGGAACCAGGGCCTGGAGTTCCGTAAGAAAAAATGGCCAAATGTTCATTGGGATTGGAAGGATAAGTTTCAGGATTCACCCAAACGCATACACTCCGTGGATGTTGGCCTAATGGTAATCCTAACTCGGTTCCATTCGCATAACCATTGTTTCCAAGGGCAAAACGTACACTCGCATTGGGACTACGGTCACGACCAGGAGCATATCCAGTCAGCCCACCGTATAAGGAAAGAGTATTCCCAACTGGACCCAGTGGGTC
Protein-coding regions in this window:
- a CDS encoding MBOAT family O-acyltransferase, whose amino-acid sequence is MLFNSIDYFFFFIACYIIYWISPSRFRNYVLIIFSLIFYGYWSGSFLIHFLLFIILTHLCVLGILKTKKRIFLILGVSINLINLCFFKYFLTYIKYLMLEGDLTIPFFQSLSEIVLPLAISFYTFQMIAYLVDAWRGKFTESPFLNFLLFILFFPQLIAGPIMRHDDFYDQINHSKLTLDFVQRGILHIISGLVKKVLIADQIAKIINPVYLNPGEYDGISILLTTIAFSFQVYGDFSGYTDLARGSAFLLGYEIPENFRSPFLSVSFTELWNRWHHTLSTWIRDYLYIPLGGNRVSELRYNINTIIVMSLSGLWHGNTYTFFLWGFSHGIFLSLERFAFGKPDRKSMSFLKKIFAVIWIFVVFSVLATFFRIDTLKKIATFWSASINLTGKIIYRPDFWGLILASYIIQILEFKNYFSDRFKPYTNLIIFILCLFVYFALIRIESPVETFIYFQF
- a CDS encoding c-type cytochrome, which produces MLIRCFIILLFINNCTQENESPKKEPPPPPAVTVPFPEAMYVQNGCASCHGMQGNGRGTRTALFANVRIPNFQDKSTYIYGSSKEAIAKTIKNGIPGTYMKAYLHMRKVEIEAVAEYIQKMQR
- a CDS encoding acetoacetate--CoA ligase, with translation MATQNILWTPHSNDTNLSRFQGHLETKFQKSFSDYVSFHKFSVEQYELFWKEWLFYSGFKLHKEPEKIIKHGIHFSKSIWLPGALYNFAENLLEVGNSNDLALVFYSEDGQIQRLTYAELKQEVLKLQKHLISLGVKKGDRVVGLVPNAPISTIGMLATTTLGAIWSSASPDFGVRGILDRFEQINPKVLISVESYLFKGKQISITDKLEEVSIQLTNTKDSEFKQTLVYDFVEPIKDFGKINFPFRYSEIDKTNPSDQLAYTSISFSDPVYIMFSSGTTGLPKCIVQGGGVLLNHTKELSLHCNVSKQDRFFYYTTCGWMMWNWSQSVLALGATLYQFDGNPFHPSWETLWSIAEKESINVFGTSAKYLSVLEEEKVSVQTKYSLSTLKVILSTGSPLPISGFRYVYENIKKDVQLSSISGGTDLNGCFALGNPILPVFEGQIQCKGLAMDVQVFDDMGKSVENQKGELVCPTPFPSMPLSFWNDESGTKYKSAYFETYHNIWCHGDFASTTPENGLVIYGRSDATLNPGGVRIGTADIYSVVSTIPEVKDSVIIGQEYKDDVRVILFVVTADGVTLDESLVKKIKERIKVETSPRHVPSLVLSVPEIPYTVNGKKVEIAVKQTVAGVEVKNKNALANPNSLDYFRDRKELNV